One genomic region from Phorcysia thermohydrogeniphila encodes:
- a CDS encoding TrkH family potassium uptake protein produces the protein MRLQVVFRHVTFLLFILSLSFLFPAVYSLWVNDGLFMSFLYPLFLSFSLFLLGIQFENKEPKVKEAILVVVLTWFLFPVLSALFYIESGAIPYFADAYFESVSGFTTTGASVLSDIESLPKSVLLWRSTTHWIGGIGFVVFSLSLLPVFGAGGAQLMRFEAAKAIEEKVLPRVKETARAILVVYLLLTLSEVVLLKLCGMSLFQAINHTFATVATGGFSTKNESVGAFHSFTVEMVIAVFMILGALNLSLYYRAFRARSLKVFFSNHEVKGLLAVIFISTLFSMAVLLKEHVYTDLFTAFRYAFFQVVTAATTTGFSSTDYTNWPPSILALIMFLSLIGASSGSTAGGIKQFRFIVMLKTVYSELKKTAHPRMVYRVSIGNRVLELSILNTIWAFISVYFSTAAIFGFIIAAFGHDLVTSFSASVACITSLGPGLGRVGPAGNFGFFSDPEKLLLSLEMILGRLEVFAVFAVLLPSFWKE, from the coding sequence ATGAGGTTACAGGTAGTATTCCGTCACGTTACTTTTCTCCTCTTCATTCTGTCTCTTTCGTTTCTCTTCCCAGCGGTTTACTCTTTATGGGTTAATGACGGTCTTTTTATGAGTTTTCTCTACCCCCTCTTCCTTTCTTTTTCGCTCTTCCTTTTGGGAATTCAGTTTGAGAATAAAGAGCCAAAGGTTAAGGAGGCAATTTTAGTCGTTGTTCTTACATGGTTTCTCTTTCCGGTTCTCTCTGCTCTCTTCTATATAGAGAGTGGAGCTATTCCCTACTTTGCCGACGCTTACTTTGAGTCGGTGTCCGGTTTCACTACGACGGGAGCTTCAGTCCTTTCTGACATTGAGTCGCTACCGAAGAGTGTTTTGCTTTGGCGTTCAACGACCCACTGGATAGGCGGAATCGGCTTTGTTGTTTTCTCCCTTTCCCTCCTTCCCGTCTTTGGTGCAGGTGGTGCTCAGCTTATGAGGTTTGAGGCAGCGAAAGCTATTGAGGAAAAGGTTCTGCCGAGGGTTAAAGAAACGGCGAGGGCGATTCTCGTGGTGTATTTACTCCTTACCCTCTCTGAGGTAGTTCTCCTGAAACTTTGCGGTATGAGTCTGTTCCAAGCGATTAATCACACTTTCGCCACTGTAGCAACCGGCGGCTTTTCAACGAAAAACGAGAGTGTTGGAGCTTTTCACTCTTTCACTGTAGAGATGGTTATAGCAGTTTTCATGATTCTTGGAGCTCTCAATCTCTCTCTCTACTACCGAGCCTTTAGAGCTAGGAGCTTAAAGGTTTTCTTTTCAAATCATGAAGTAAAGGGATTGCTGGCAGTAATCTTTATTTCAACACTCTTCTCTATGGCAGTTCTCCTAAAAGAGCACGTCTACACAGACCTGTTTACAGCTTTTAGGTACGCCTTCTTTCAGGTTGTAACGGCAGCGACAACGACCGGTTTTTCCTCTACCGACTATACCAACTGGCCTCCGTCCATCCTTGCCCTAATAATGTTCCTCTCACTGATAGGTGCTTCCTCAGGCTCTACGGCTGGAGGTATAAAGCAGTTTAGGTTTATTGTGATGCTGAAAACAGTTTACAGCGAGCTTAAAAAAACTGCTCACCCGAGGATGGTTTACAGGGTTTCTATCGGAAACAGGGTGCTGGAGCTCTCTATTTTGAATACCATCTGGGCATTTATATCGGTTTACTTCTCTACAGCAGCCATTTTTGGGTTTATTATTGCTGCTTTTGGCCACGACCTTGTAACTTCTTTTTCTGCTTCAGTAGCCTGTATTACGAGCCTTGGCCCCGGTCTTGGTAGGGTAGGACCTGCAGGGAACTTTGGCTTTTTCTCCGACCCTGAAAAGCTTCTCCTCTCCTTAGAGATGATTTTAGGAAGGCTTGAGGTCTTTGCCGTCTTTGCTGTACTTCTTCCTTCTTTTTGGAAAGAATGA